From one Lycium barbarum isolate Lr01 chromosome 6, ASM1917538v2, whole genome shotgun sequence genomic stretch:
- the LOC132599913 gene encoding transcription factor bHLH96-like — protein sequence MALEAITQQHQYLYGLLGTTNWVGTGSGSSSGFDYHNYEAFDHEFLANNQNVAQDYDDYPNWNLPPPLLVDSHNEFHQWGQNSSSVLDHNFTIPDQQEQLPQLDSPIEMSSSATRPRRRRARTKKNEEEIENQRMTHIAVERNRRKQMNEYLSVLRTLMPESYVQRGDQASIVSGAINYVKVLEQQLQFLSGQKHLKNQNQDQANGETSPFSEFFRIPQYSTTLTSAAANSENGTCENEYYRNQQLPATADIEVTMVENHANLKIRSKRRPRLLPRLISGLDSLRLSVLHLNVSKVDQFVLCSLSLKVEEDCKMNSVEDIAAIVNQILSRIHDEAN from the exons ATGGCGCTAGAAGCTATTACACAACAACATCAATATCTTTATGGCTTGCTCGGAACTACAAACTGGGTTGGTACTGGCTCTGGCTCTAGCTCTGGTTTTGATTATCACAACTACGAGGCttttgatcatgaatttctcgCGAATAATCAAAATGTAGCACAAGATTATGACGACTACCCGAATTGGAACTTACCACCTCCATTATTGGTGGATTCTCATAATGAATTTCATCAATGGGGCCAAAATTCTTCCTCTGTTTTAGACCATAATTTTACAATTCCGGATCAACAAGAACAGCTGCCACAATTGGACTCTCCAATTGAAATGTCTAGTAGTGCAACTAGACCaagaagaagaagagcaagaacaaagaaGAATGAAGAAGAGATAGAGAATCAAAGAATGACACACATTGCAGTCGAACGAAATCGTCGGAAACAGATGAATGAGTACCTCTCTGTCCTCCGAACTCTCATGCCTGAATCTTATGTCCAAAGG GGTGATCAAGCATCAATAGTTAGTGGTGCAATCAACTATGTGAAAGTGCTAGAGCAACAGCTGCAATTCCTTAGTGGTCAGaagcatttgaaaaatcaaaatcaagatcAAGCCAATGGTGAAACTTCTCCATTTTCTGAGTTCTTCAGGATTCCACAATACTCTACAACCTTGACTAGTGCTGCCGCTAATAGTGAAAATGGAACTTGTGAGAATGAATATTATAGGAACCAGCAGCTACCAGCAACAGCTGATATTGAAGTCACAATGGTGGAAAACCATGCAAATCTGAAAATAAGGTCAAAAAGGAGGCCAAGATTGCTTCCTAGATTAATTTCAGGACTTGACAGCCTTAGACTAAGTGTTCTTCACCTCAATGTTTCAAAAGTTGATCAGTTTGTCCTCTGTTCTCTCAGTTTGAAG GTAGAAGAAGACTGCAAGATGAATTCAGTGGAAGACATAGCAGCTATTGTTAATCAGATTTTAAGTAGGATTCATGATGAGGCTAATTAG